One part of the Plasmodium berghei ANKA genome assembly, chromosome: 2 genome encodes these proteins:
- a CDS encoding kinesin-8, putative, translating into MKDKEIVKLNSNGDNHLINLKNVQDKNLSSSGIPSRYSSFESDVQASKQKDDHIYNTDKLNKIMNNTSSIGDTQYCNNRIDDTKLPEKLLQKYFSNNSTYKYTNSIEHQNMMNAHNEDLSTYQKNEAAEHIDINNHNKEQKKNEHEELKGVHDLNFQNNSYKKEEICEKKLIEPIKNTSIKKEEDQKDTMKIFVSNYGDNIYRNTEIYKTHTESCRNFTDQKYKTQYYDENKLSPLYKNKSDKFYDTFSEEKKELHFNSIDELMKEIQIFNNSMQTITSNDPTFIQKNNKHIYSENNSNKREANEINNSLIIENTVSCSNISTDACFGESPQNSNREKSDILDNEEYNLQEHSNNSCYEKNESIKSFKNFVKSEIKTENSILFTEDKEPQHTELKQDNLMGSQLNKSDVEYTDQESDNNNSCKQNDVSSISMKLTDVEPYTKLDNEESIETSKISSNQWEEMKKSFYDIENNLLYLNRENNYSLERNIEGTELLNVNNSETNKEIKFEKNETPQISYHTDEYKEKNEEIIKSQLDSDKKSTIYNYIHKDSFPNYEYDDTETKHLNILKNCSEKDEAFQNKNNISEQFNYNYLQDFTNKQNSLNGFTPKDYQNNNNYYYTDKEIDIHSPYARRDVLPDLSLERCIYSKEGSPNGKTDTLNGPDTSNRTDASRINSAGKGRTPRSSKSGGSTKTAFAIVKTGKIKQAEKDLVKTPKVFKKTEGNTRTSVNGNSNGNVGTKSPSNYNISSSANYSTHCNNGGNGVTPTSTKTNKNEKDITYNMNVVIRCRPMSNSEKNEGAKNVIKIMDNKMIVLLDPSDNTDNVLRQNRTKEKRYCFDYVFDENSTQEDVYNNSVKPLVDAVIKGYNSTVFAYGATGAGKTHTIIGYKNEPGIMMMILQDLFKKIKTLKAMNEYKIKCSFIEIYNENICDLLNPSSEYLDLREDPVKGITVSNIFEVCTTSVEEIMELIHTGNRNRTQEPTDANRTSSRSHGVLQVIVEETEKGQGLYQQTKKGKLCVIDLAGSERASQTNNKGMRMLEGANINRSLLALGNVINALVSRSKGTSKSNFIPFRDSKLTRLLKDSLGGNCKTLMIANISPSHLSYEDTHNTLKYANRAKNIKNVVTSNSVVVKHHLTMYIDIIEKLKTEIECLKEQLNDKEKTHHFIISESNSTNYDYYDSVKDCDKNSSREELLNIIYFLKRENQKLRCNLGSITPHISTSDSSTPTNEFIKYTEEINNIKIVNEKLFIDNKKFKVNIQEYIQIIENIKEVNHKYKAQINSLKNMLYNHDVSHLQMRLWLDDLKRKYTQLKENITDKDNAQLLEGLQDELNKVLNERKQIKNFILNIEQNLVENKEVNMDALKGNQIKMLEENKNKMENQLQININQTNNLINKLVANIKDDQMKSFMYLFYTNTILMQEREDFQDMFELSSVIINHKEKQLQQLIETSKISNLFNIIKNKI; encoded by the exons ATGAAAGATAAAGAAATCGTAAAGTTAAATTCAAATGGTGATAACcatttaataaatcttAAAAATGTGcaagataaaaatttatcaaGTAGTGGCATTCCTTCTCGCTATTCATCATTTGAATCAGATGTACAAGCATCAAAACAAAAGGATGATCACATCTATAATACTGATAAActtaacaaaattatgaacaaCACTTCATCAATTGGTGATACTCAGTATTGTAACAATAGGATTGACGATACAAAATTACCAGAAAAacttttacaaaaatatttttcaaataattctacatataaatatactaaTTCGATAGAACACCAAAATATGATGAATGCACATAATGAAGATTTATCTacatatcaaaaaaatgaagcaGCTGAACatattgatataaataatcataataaagaacagaaaaaaaatgaacatgAAGAATTGAAGGGAGTTCatgatttaaattttcaaaataattcttataaaaaagaagaaatatgtgaaaaaaaattaatagaaCCCATAAAAAACAcatctataaaaaaagaagaggATCAAAAAGATACcatgaaaatatttgttaGTAATTACGgagataatatatatagaaacaCAGAAATATACAAAACTCACACAGAATCATGCAGAAATTTTACagatcaaaaatataaaactcaatattatgatgaaaataaactaTCACctctatataaaaataaaagtgataaattttatgatacATTTAgcgaagaaaaaaaagaattacATTTTAATTCGATAGATGAGTTGATGAAagaaatacaaatatttaataattctatGCAAACTATAACATCTAATGATCCGActtttatacaaaaaaataataaacatatttattcagaaaataattcaaataaaagagAAGCAaacgaaataaataacagTCTTATTATAGAAAACACAGTTAGTTGTTCTAATATATCGACAGATGCATGTTTTGGTGAATCGCCTCAAAATTCTAATCGAGAAAAATCAGATATCCTTGATAATGAAGAATATAATCTTCAGGAACACTCCAATAATAGTtgttatgaaaaaaatgaatccATAAAgagttttaaaaattttgttaaatcTGAAATAAAAACAGAAAACTCTATTTTGTTTACTGAGGATAAAGAGCCTCAACATACAGAATTAAAACAGGACAACTTAATGGGCAGTCAGTTAAATAAATCAGATGTAGAATACACTGATCAAGAATCTGATAATAACAACTCATGCAAACAAAATGATGTATCATCAATCTCAATGAAATTAACAGATGTAGAACCATATACCAAATTAGATAATGAAGAATCTATTGAAACTAGTAAAATATCATCTAATCAATGGgaagaaatgaaaaaaagtTTTTATGATATCGAAAATAACTTGCTTTATCTAAACagagaaaataattattcttTGGAACGAAACATAGAAGGAACCGAACTATTAAATGTAAACAATTCTGaaacaaataaagaaataaaatttgagAAAAATGAAACTCCTCAAATATCATATCATACTGATGAAtacaaagaaaaaaacgaagaaataataaaatcaCAATTAGATTCTGATAAAAAATCTACAATttacaattatatacataaagaTTCATTTCCAAACTATGAATATGATGATACTGAAACTAAACATCTAAATAttctaaaaaattgttcagaaaaagatgaagcatttcaaaacaaaaataatatatctgaacaatttaattataattatttacagGATTTCACTAATAAGCAAAATTCATTAAATGGTTTTACTCCAAAagattatcaaaataataacaattattattatactgATAAGGAAATTGATATACATTCCCCTTATGCTAGAAGAGATGTACTTCCGGATCTTAGCTTGGAAAGATGCATCTATTCGAAGGAGGGTTCTCCTAATGGTAAAACTGACACTCTTAATGGGCCTGACACATCTAATAGAACCGATGCATCTAGAATTAACTCAGCAGGAAAGGGAAGGACACCAAGAAGTTCAAAAAGTGGAGGATCTACTAAAACAGCTTTTGCAATCGTAAAAActggaaaaataaaacaagcAGAAAAGGATTTAGTTAAAACACCAAAAGTTTTCAAAAAAACTGAAGGAAATACAAGAACAAGTGTCAATGGAAATTCAAACGGAAATGTGGGAACAAAATCTCcttcaaattataatatttcatcaaGTGCAAATTATTCTACACATTGTAATAATGGAGGAAACGGGGTAACTCCTACATCTactaaaacaaataaaaatgaaaaagatataaCATACAATATGAATGTTGTAATTAGATGCAGACCAATGAGTAatagtgaaaaaaatgaaggagcaaaaaatgttataaaaattatggataataaaatgattgTGTTACTCGACCCAAGTGATAATACTGATAATGTATTAAGACAAAATAGAactaaagaaaaaagataTTGTTTCGATTACGtatttgatgaaaatagCACCCAAGAagatgtatataataatagtgtAAAACCATTGGTAGATGCAGTAATAAAAGGATACAACTCAACAGTATTTGCATATGGAGCTACTGGTGCAGGAAAAACCCACACAATTATaggttataaaaatgaaccCGGTATTATGATGATGATATTACAAGAtctatttaaaaaaattaaaaccTTAAAGGCTATGAAcgaatataaaataaaatgctcttttattgaaatatataatgaaaatatatgtgaTCTTTTGAACCCATCAAGTGAATATCTTGATTTAAGAGAAGATCCTGTAAAAGGTATAACTGTTTCTAACATTTTTGAAGTCTGTACTACATCTGTTGAAGAAATTATGGAATTAATTCATACAGGAAATAGAAATAGAACCCAAGAACCCACAGATGCAAATAGAACCAGCTCAAGAAGTCATGGAGTATTACAAGTAATAGTTGAAGAAACAGAAAAAGGACAAGGATTATATcaacaaacaaaaaaaggaaaattgTGTGTTATAGATCTAGCAGGAAGTGAAAGAGCTAGTCAAACTAATAATAAAGGAATGAGAATGTTAGAAGGtgcaaatataaatagatCTTTGTTAGCTCTAGGAAATGTTATAAATGCATTAGTATCTAGAAGTAAAGGAACTAGTAAATCGAATTTTATACCATTTAGAGATAGCAAATTAACAAGATTATTAAAAGATTCTTTAGGAGGCAATTGTAAAACATTAATGATTGCTAATATTAGTCCTTCACATCTATCTTATGAAGATACTCATAATACACTAAAATATGCAAATCGggcaaaaaatattaaaaatgttgtTACATCTAATTCTGTTGTAGTTAAACACCATTTAACTATgtatatagatataatcgaaaaattaaaaactgAAATAGAATGCTTAAAAGAAcaattaaatgataaagaaaaaacacaccattttataatatctGAATCTAATTCTACAAATTATGATTATTATGATTCAGTTAAAGATTGTGATAAAAATTCTTCTAGAGAGGAATTActcaatattatatatttcttaaaaCGTGAAAATCAAAAACTTAGATGCAATTTGGGTTCTATAACCCCACATATTTCAACTTCAGATTCTTCCACTCCCACAAAcgaatttattaaatatacagaagaaattaataatattaaaattgttaatgAAAAGTTATTtatagataataaaaaatttaaagtTAACATTCAAGAgtatattcaaataatagaaaatataaaagaagtTAATCACAAATATAAAGCTCAAATAAATTCTCTCAAAAATATGCTTTATAATCATGATGTTAGTCACCTTCAAATGCGTCTCTGGCTTGATGATCTTAAACGCAAATACACTCAATTAAAG GAAAACATAACAGATAAAGACAATGCCCAACTCCTAGAAGGATTGCAAGATGAACTTAATAAA GTTTTAAATGAAcgtaaacaaataaaaaattttattttgaatatcGAACAAAATCTtgttgaaaataaagaagtAAATATGGATGCACTTAAAGGAAATCAGATTAAAATGCTGGaagaaaat aaaaataaaatggaaaatcagttacaaataaatatcaacCAAACTAACaatttaataaacaaactagttgcaaatataaaagatgaTCAAATGAAGAGctttatgtatttattttatacaaaCACTATTCTTATGCAAGAACGAGAGGATTTCCAG GACATGTTTGAATTATCTTCTGTTATAATTAACCACAAAGAAAAACAACTTCAACAATTAATTGAAACATCAAAGATCTCAAATCTTTTTaacattataaaaaataaaatttaa
- a CDS encoding transcription initiation factor TFIIB, putative translates to MSSLYNKNKNLFLSPSFGKNHSSKINGNHEPGNINRRLLHSFRGFQNNICPDCKEKGIIICDTSEGTQICNGCGLVVETNILSEEQEWRNFSNDGQSKGNDRNRVGETSDIWLENNLTSTTFIKSSKKLQHLNMMTQINKNDQTLLSAFNILKLICETFFLRSNVIERAKEITKELQDMDQLKNRANNLNMLAVVYLACREAGHIKSIKELITFDRSYKEKDLGKTINKLKKVLPSRAFVYNENISHLIYSLSNRLQLSTDLIEAIEYVVKKATTLITTSHRLNSLCGGSIHLIVELNTSEEKNIKLPHLSQIASVCGVTTNTLKTTFKELLAASEYILPKNYLKDNNTKLVILKHKYLHDDKKKRR, encoded by the exons atgtCATCactttataataaaaataaaaatttgtttttaagCCCTTCATTTGGAAAAAATCACTCATCAAAAATAA ATGGTAATCACGAACCTGGGAATATAAATCGAAGGTTACTTCATTCCTTTCGAGGTTtccaaaataatatttgtcCAGATTGTAAAGAAAAaggaataataatatgtgATACTAGTGAAGGTACACAAATATGTAATGGATGTGGATTAGTTGTagaaacaaatatattatctgAAGAACAAGAATGGAGAAATTTTAGTAATGATGGGCAATCAAAAGGTAATGATAGAAATAGAGTTGGAGAAACTAGTGATATATGgttagaaaataatttaactAGCACTACTTTTATTAAATCGagtaaaaaattacaacACCTTAATATGATGACGCAGATTAATAAGAATGATCAAACATTATTATCTGCttttaacattttaaaattaatttgtgaaacattttttttgagaaGCAATGTAATTGAGCGAGCTAAAGAAATAACAAAAGAGTTGCAG GATATGGACCAATTAAAAAACCGAGCAAACAACTTAAACATGTTAGCAGTTGTTTACCTTGCGTGTAGAGAAGCGGGTCATATAAAAAGCATTAAAGAATTAATAACGTTTGATAGATcttataaagaaaaagatttaggaaaaacaataaataaattaaaaaaagtattacCGTCTCGGGCTTTTGtctataatgaaaatatatctcatttaatttattctTTATCAAATAGATTACAATTATCCACAGATTTAATTGAAGCAATAGAATATGTTGTTAAGAAAGCTACAACTTTGATTACAACATCTCATAGATTAAATTCGTTATGTGGTGGTTCTATTCATTTAATTGTTGAGTTAAATACTAGTGAGgaaaagaatataaagCTTCCACATTTATCACAAATTGCATCTGTTTGTGGTGTAACAACGAATACTCTTAAAACAACCTTTAAAGAATTATTAGCTGCAtctgaatatattttaccaaaaaattatttgaaggATAACAACACAAAACTTGttatattaaaacataaatatttacatgatgacaaaaaaaagaggCGATAA
- a CDS encoding P-loop containing nucleoside triphosphate hydrolase, putative has product MELNLDDFNDFDRLDNILINEIEKEKKQNVGDKRKFDIYDDYQELLNTKIQKKNNKKKETVNNNYDNVSNIYEQGQENIQTNDNYHILFNREFHNHYIFNDYKYLKEYVYKNNLMSDDIYFKKDEVIMKNKIDSQKMFQTNEDLTDFIKIYDVNNNYPPIYLNLFKKSDTDTTSQSPYNYPLKTHGEEDIPSNLQKQNISIFTKSKKENFRDMLERVLNEIKQENIDKERKNKGEYTSTNNLMSKENDESNIFSQKMPTENVNFVEKYRGKYFSELLTDEAINREAILWIKQWNDLIKKEKEVIYKNNEEEKKEYFKKFNEFPKILLLGGSAGKGKTTLAYVIANHFKFNVIEINGSDDRNKETLIPFIESIVCNNSIGSKPNICIIDEIDGLSSTYQNIEAIMNFLNKKDKKNMSIIKRPIICICNDIYHKSLKELRKICKVVLVENINIQMLKGRINYICDKENIKISNEAINKLIDIYKSDIRAILNTIYFLSIGLRSLNLNGNTNNGEGTNSTSYTNFNNKTIITLDTLNLYLFHKDANNNYIELLNIIYVKNKNKKLIKKLLLECYNFFHICLGTEYNYLQSYYYIYDNLLNIPFNDFDFSKLGYGLDFLAFCDHLEYKQKQILNFSLQKMLYLSVYLFIIIIHLNTNSHIQYILMNNSTSNHFRKKQIDLKNMKNNFINDKFAVITYKYIYSKYFYSEILNYIFAFFYTNEFFFKNVHLWGKQNYYKDIDFPKYILVPYEYKNVSKFKLFSLKLLLLMTIFNISFTSISSSLPPTQSESTTTTKSITNQNLNKHNSFLNNNNMTKVYIFDPFVDDLLIYAQKKNNIFSSYPYNQNKQINYMTNTSFNFKTFPNILNNDICEALNDLKNWINNISAKYNKKNKEKHLNQMQIVKSSYNHKNTKKSIFDVTYASNFEQSLTDIILIAYQNGYQHSYKHYFLNQQNESDYIENKQKNQSSNILLDHIIPQTKILSNKDNSIFTISDLIAQEKSYMKKYISNNKNIYFSGKYIKTSGYYKNVEERCNAVLQPLNFYVVENK; this is encoded by the coding sequence ATGGAGTTAAATTTAGACGATTTTAATGATTTCGACCGGTtagataatattttaataaatgaaatagagaaagaaaaaaaacaaaatgttGGAGACAAGCGTAAATTTGACATATACGATGATTATCAAGAGTTACTAAATActaaaatacaaaaaaaaaataataaaaaaaaagagactgtaaataataattatgacAATGTCagtaatatttatgaacaAGGTCaggaaaatatacaaacaaatgataattatcatatattattcaatCGAGAATTTCACAACCACTACATATTTAATGATTATAAATACTTAAAAGAATAtgtgtataaaaataatttaatgagtgatgatatatattttaaaaaggaTGAAgttataatgaaaaataaaattgattcACAAAAAATGTTTCAAACTAATGAAGATTTAActgattttataaaaatttacgatgttaataataattatccaccaatttatttgaatttatttaaaaaatcagATACAGACACTACTTCTCAATCGCCTTATAATTACCCACTCAAAACTCATGGCGAAGAAGATATACCAtcaaatttacaaaaacaaaatatatctatatttacaaaatcgaaaaaagaaaattttagGGATATGCTAGAAAGAGTATTAAACGAAATAAAAcaagaaaatatagataaagaaagaaaaaataaaggtGAATATACATctacaaataatttaatgtctaaagaaaatgatgaatctaatatattttctcaAAAAATGCCTACTGAAAATGTTAATTTTgtagaaaaatatagaggcaaatatttttcagaGCTTTTAACAGATGAAGCTATAAATAGGGAAGCCATTTTATGGATAAAACAATGGAAcgatttaataaaaaaagaaaaagaagttatctataaaaataatgaagaagaaaaaaaagaatattttaaaaaatttaacgaatttccaaaaatattattattaggtGGTTCAGCAGGAAAAGGAAAAACTACTTTAGCTTATGTAATTGCTAatcattttaaatttaatgttATTGAAATAAATGGTAGTGATGATAGAAATAAAGAAACTCTGATCCCATTTATAGAATCCATTGTTTGTAATAATTCAATTGGATCGAAACCTAACATCTGTATAATTGATGAAATCGATGGATTATCTAGTACATATCAAAACATTGAAGCtattatgaattttttaaataaaaaagataaaaaaaatatgagtataataaaaagaccaattatatgtatatgcaatgatatatatcataaaagtttaaaagaattaagaaaaatttGTAAAGTTGTTTTggttgaaaatattaatatacaaATGTTAAAAGGAagaattaattatatatgtgataaggaaaatattaaaattagtAATGAAGccataaataaattaatagaCATTTATAAATCAGATATTAGAGCAATTCTTAACAcaatttatttcctttCCATAGGGTTACGATCATTAAATTTGAATGGAAATACAAACAATGGTGAAGGTACTAACTCAACATCTTATactaattttaataataaaactataATTACTTTAGATACTCttaatttgtatttatttcacAAAGATGCAAACAACAATTATATTGAATTgctaaatattatatatgtcaaaaataaaaataaaaaattaataaaaaaattattgttaGAATGTTATAacttttttcatatatgtTTGGGAActgaatataattatttacaatcctattattatatatacgacaatttattaaatattccTTTTAATGATTTTGATTTTTCTAAACTTGGATATGGATTAGACTTTTTAGCATTTTGTGATCATTTagaatataaacaaaaacaaatattaaatttttcattacaaaaaatgttatatttatctgtttatttatttataattattatacatttaaACACTAATTCacatatacaatatatattaatgaacAATAGTACAAGCAAtcattttagaaaaaaacaaatcgatttaaaaaatatgaaaaataattttattaatgaCAAATTTGCAGTTAtcacatataaatatatatattcaaaatatttttattcagaaattttgaattatatatttgcatttttttatacaaatgaattttttttcaaaaatgtTCATTTATGGGGCAAACAAAATTACTACAAAGATATAGATTTTCCTAAATATATTCTAGTAccttatgaatataaaaatgttagtaaattcaaattattttctttgaAGCTTTTACTTTTAATGACAATCTTTAACATATCATTTACAAGTATTTCTTCTTCACTACCTCCAACTCAATCAGAATCCACAACTACAACTAAATCGATAACTAATCAAAACTTAAACAAACATAAtagttttttaaataataataatatgacaaaggtatatatattcgaTCCATTTGTTGATgatttgttaatatatgctcaaaaaaaaaataacattttttcttcttatccatataatcaaaataaacaaataaactATATGACAAATACatcttttaatttcaaAACTTTTCCAAATATTcttaataatgatatatgtGAAGCTTTgaatgatttaaaaaactggataaataacatatctgcaaaatataacaaaaaaaataaagaaaaacatCTAAATCAGATGCAAATTGTTAAATCATCTTATAAccataaaaatacaaaaaaatcgaTATTTGATGTTACATATGCTTCTAATTTTGAACAATCGCTAAcagatataattttaattgcATATCAAAATGGATATCAACATTCATAcaaacattattttttaaaccaacaaaatgaaagtgattatatagaaaataaacaaaagaATCAAAgttcaaatatattattagacCACATCATACCTCAAACTAAAATACTAAGCAATAAAGATAATTCCATATTCACTATTTCAGATTTAATTGCTCAAGAAAAAtcttatatgaaaaaatatataagtaataataaaaatatatatttttcaggaaaatatattaagaCATCAggttattataaaaatgtggaAGAACGATGTAATGCTGTTTTACAGccattaaatttttatgtcgtggaaaataaataa
- a CDS encoding adenylate kinase-like protein 1, putative translates to MKIESKEIQNSSKLPNIIITGTPGVGKSTLCEELVEIINKDFEEKFRIDGKEQLKMIHLNLSNIIKNERLYEEYDDELDASIFSEELVNQKLKKLNLQNGGYIIDFHDVNFLYENKYIDKIFLLTASTNVLYERLEKRNYTKDKIKNNIECEIFQVIKEDILENYDDENIFVELQNNNLEDHDKNISFIQKWIHSYMTQGF, encoded by the coding sequence atgaaaatcGAATCTAAGGAAATACAGAACTCATCAAAACTTCCAAACATAATTATAACTGGGACGCCAGGAGTTGGTAAAAGCACCTTATGTGAAGAATTAGTTGAAATCATAAATAAAGATTTTGAAGAAAAGTTTAGAATAGATGGAAAAGAACAACTAAAAATGatacatttaaatttatcaaatattataaaaaatgaaagatTATATGAAGAATATGATGACGAATTAGATGCAAGTATATTTAGTGAAGAACTAGTAaatcaaaaattaaaaaaattaaatttacaaaatggTGGTTATATAATAGATTTTCATgatgttaattttttatacgaaaataaatatatcgataaaatttttttattaacagcATCAACAAATGTTTTATACGAACGtttagaaaaaagaaattacacgaaagataaaattaaaaataatattgaatgTGAAATATTTCAGGTTATAAAAGAAGACATATTAGAGAATTATGAcgatgaaaatatttttgtagagttacaaaataataatttagaaGATCATGACAAAAACATTTCttttattcaaaaatgGATTCATTCTTATATGACTCAAGGGTTCTAA